CACTAAATCAGTTCTAACGTATTGATCAACCGTTGATTTATTCCCGTTTTTTGAGTAAAGGCTAGTTGAATTTTTGCCTTTTTCTTTTTCAATCGTTTCAAGTTGTTGTAACTGGTCACGATAGTTAACGGTAGTTGTATCGATTTCTTGAAGACCACTTGTACTATAGTAGCGCATTAGGTCACCGTTGTTGATAGCATCAGAAGTAGCTAATTGTAACTGAACTTTTTCTTTCAAACCATCAATGGTTTGTTGCTCGCTCTCACTGATGTTTGTTTTAAGCGCTCCAGTTTGATTGTCATAAACATTATCTCCAACAATAGTATAATCAGGTGTCATGACATCACCATTACGGAAAGCAACGACTTGATCATGCCCTTTAGAGAATAAGTCTTGGCCTAACATTAAATATTTAGAGTTATCAATCCCTAATAAATGTAATAATGTTGGTAACATGTCGACTTGGCCACCATAAGTGTGACTAATACCACCATCTGTTTCGCCAGGAATGTGATACATTAACGGCACACGTTGTAATTGTGCGTTATCGTATTCGTTCCAAGTTTCTTTGTCTTTGCCTAGTAACTCAGCTAATTCAGGGTTACGAGAGTTAGAAATACCATAATGATCACCGTATAACACAATGATTGAATTATCATATAGCCCTGTTGCTTTTAAGTAGTTGAAAAATTGTTCAATTGCTTGGTCAGCATAGTGAGCTGTTGCAAAGTAACCATTGATGGTTTCATCCGCTGTTTCTGGAAGAGGCAACTCATCATCAGAACCTTGGATTTTAGCATATGGATAATGGTTAGAAACAGCTAACATCTTAGCGTAAAACGGTTGTTGTAAATGCTCTAAGTATTGGACAGATTGGTCAAAGAATTCTTTGTCATGTAAACCATATTGGAATGAATTTTCATCGGTTACATCGTAGTAGCTTGAATCAAAGAAGTATTCATAACCAAAGTTTTTGTATGTATCATTACGGTTCCAGAATGAGCCTACATTACCGTGGAAGGCTGCTGTTGTGTAACCAGCAGTTTGGCTTAAAATATCTGGTGCCGCTTGGAAGGTGTTTTTGCCACCTAGTTGTGTAAATAGCGCGCCTTG
This is a stretch of genomic DNA from Vagococcus zengguangii. It encodes these proteins:
- a CDS encoding LTA synthase family protein, with product MKKSYKESWINTRMGFFSLLAILFWLKTILAYITAFNLGIESITQYLILLINPIATTIFILSIGLYVRNEKRAYATTLILYFLMTLLLFSNVVYYREFSDFITINTILGAGKVSSGLGQSALKLFSITDLIYLVDLFAIGGCLAAKKIKLDKQPVKGRFAFAVTSFSVLMFAVNLTLAEADRPQLLSRTFSKDHIVKYLGLNFFMAYDGVQTYQTNQIRAQASENDLVSVEEYVNKHHADKNPEMFGKAAGRNVIYIHLESLQQFMIDYKLTDKDGVEHEVTPFLNSLFHDQQTYSFDNVFHQVSAGKTSDAETLIENSLFGLTQGALFTQLGGKNTFQAAPDILSQTAGYTTAAFHGNVGSFWNRNDTYKNFGYEYFFDSSYYDVTDENSFQYGLHDKEFFDQSVQYLEHLQQPFYAKMLAVSNHYPYAKIQGSDDELPLPETADETINGYFATAHYADQAIEQFFNYLKATGLYDNSIIVLYGDHYGISNSRNPELAELLGKDKETWNEYDNAQLQRVPLMYHIPGETDGGISHTYGGQVDMLPTLLHLLGIDNSKYLMLGQDLFSKGHDQVVAFRNGDVMTPDYTIVGDNVYDNQTGALKTNISESEQQTIDGLKEKVQLQLATSDAINNGDLMRYYSTSGLQEIDTTTVNYRDQLQQLETIEKEKGKNSTSLYSKNGNKSTVDQYVRTDLVDEKTTESTESTEVSENK